From Spirosoma aerolatum, one genomic window encodes:
- a CDS encoding beta strand repeat-containing protein: MKHAILACWLLCLLVITNVEAQTCTLTLNKSYDYLSTGQSSILSYVGCTGGTVTWDHGLGTGNNKTVSPTATTTYSATCTPASGAPCSQSITVNFINCSVSASASPSIISSGQSTVLSYTGCVGGSVDWVDSRDNGIGSGNNLTVTPTASITYIAQCNKDNGYCLSYVTVTVSNCSITASASTTSVNAGQSSILSYTGCTGGTVSWDNGVGTGNNKTVSPSATTTYTATCSPAGGGSTCSSSVRVSVTPCSVIALASSTTINAGQSTELVYENCTNGTVSWDHGAGTGNNLIVSPSITTTYQATCTPTGGGTPCTNSVTVTVIPCTLSLSASPASISTGQSSLLTYTGCSNGTVTWSNGLGSGNNKTVTPSLTTTYSATCTPSGGGNSCTGSVSVTVNSPCSIGASASPSTINAGQSTVLSYTGCSGGTVSWDNGVGTGNSKTVSPSVTTTYVATCTPAGGGGTCSSSVSVTVTACSVLALASSTTINSGQTTTLAYENCTNGTVSWDQGAGNGNSIVVSPSVTTTYQATCTPRGGGSPCTSSVTITVNTCGLSLSASPSTVNAGQNSVLTYTGCSNGTVSWDNGLGTGNSKTVSPTLTTTYSATCTPTGGGNVCTSSVTVTVSSCNFTVTASPSTINAGQSSVLSYSGCSNGTVSWDNGLGSGNSKTVSPSATTTYQATCTPTGGGTPCTSSITISVVACNLTASANPANINAGQSSALTYTGCTNGTVSWSDGLGSGNTKSVTPSSTTTYSVTCTPSGGGSPCTSSVTVTVSSCNFTVTASPSTINAGQNSVLSYSGCSNGTVSWDNGLGSGNSKTVSPSATTTYQATCTPTGGGTPCTSSITVTVNTCNLTLSASPATINAGQSSVLTYTGCSNGTVSWDNGLGTGNSKTVSPTLTTTYSATCTPTGGGNVCTNSVVVTVNSCNFTLSASPSTINAGQSSVLSYSGCNGGTVTWNNGLGTGNSKTVTPVITTTYSATCAPNGGGSFCTSLVIVTVNACSIAVNASPSTINAGQSSVLTYTGCSNGTVSWDNGIGTGNSKTVSPSATTTYTGTCTPTGGGTPCTNSVTITVNALPCSLTTSATSTTINTGVSTVLSYSGCTGGTVTWNNGLGTGNTKTVSPSTTTVYQATCVPAGGGSSCTSSLTITVHDCSFTTSASSATINAGQSAVLSYTGCTYGLVSWDHGVGTGNDKIVSPSVTTTYLAVCAPKEGGSTCTEFLTVTVIPCNLNASASSVNINAGQSSVLTYTGCSNGTVTWDNGLGTGNNKTVTPSSTTTYLATCIPNGGGASCSSSVTITVSTCNFIVGASPANLNAGQSSVVSYTGCSNGTVSWDNGLGSGNSKTVSPSATTTYQATCTPTGGGTPCTSSITVTVNTCNLTLYASPATINAGQSSALTYTGCTNGTVSWSDGLGSGNTKSVTPSSTTTYSVTCTPSGGGSPCTSSVTVNVNSCNFSVGASPSSINTGQNSILSYSGCANGAVSWDNGVGNGNNLTVNPTVTTTYQATCTPNSGGTPCTSSITVTVNGCSLSASASPSAINAGQNAVLTYSGCSNGTVSWDNGLGTGNNKPVNPSVTTTYIATCTPNGGGTPCTSSVTIQVDGCTLSASANPSTLNAGQRTILTYTGCANGTVSWDNGLGTGSTQTVSPSVTTTYKATCTPSGGGTPCTSLVTVTVTSCNLTTSTTLSSLNAGQSALLTYTGCENGTVSWDNGVGSGNNKTVNPSATTTYVATCTPTGGGNACTSSITISVNPCTIGSTASPATINAGQSSILTYTGCPNGTVSWDNGIGAGNAKTVSPTVTTTYIASCTPDGGGTPCTSPVTVNVIQCSISSAVSPSRINVGQSATLSYTGCPNGTVSWDNGLGSGNTKMVMPTTTTTYRATCIPAGGGNSCTEDVTLTVTPAPIAISSSSVKKPSCVDVQNGSLTLTLDRRIVTGERIIRLTLSRNNSLVETYLFEGPSFTTPETLGAGTYSVLIETLIGSSPSAQTTASITIANPDPVTFSLTKTDVNCFGGADGKVEILAAGGTGVYAYQLAAAGTAGFANGNRHLLTDRLPGTYTLQVFDSNNCSAGSQSITVSQPTGAVVLTKVSQKDPRGFETKDGQAVVQVAGGTPGYTFEWLDETDNSYGTGVTTGTTNKNSTLRGGTYRVRVYDARYSLATQKGGCSSVVSFSLTEPPIIEARIDLTSAVSCFGKKDGVILVTPKGGVPFTKSTAYALSLQSQSNPAIQIAPVRNSFGSLPAGLYTLTVTDSNEVSRTFSYSLAEPQKVISSVVSTKDLACNGDKNGSIEIAAIGGNGGYTASWSNNAKGLKISNLSAGVYTGVVSDAKGCRSDILYVSINEPVRLEAAFKIKSPTCYSTCDGTIDAGISGGVRPYSFVWDGRAEKATRLEKLCGGESLSFKVADANGCQLTKTAQIVQPTKIDLNLGSERKVCQGQTVLLDATNALAQSYRWTLPDSQTANTPTLEAKQPGTYSLSVFDKTNCEFKSTVAVKQVQNTGKIRFAATSTGPVDEPIVILNLSDPAPLTTDWITPATATILEKTAARLQFSLPTLGDYTIGIKAAFAECELYQTKKITIVDAFPKQVQFDPGELTLSVSPNPTVADVAVNLLFKMPTSFSMKLYALNTPDTLLFEIQETDKTNYSTTINALPLNAGVYVLSVDVAGKIFSKRIIVVK, encoded by the coding sequence ATGAAACATGCTATACTCGCCTGCTGGCTGCTCTGTTTGCTGGTCATTACCAACGTAGAGGCTCAGACCTGTACACTGACGCTGAATAAATCCTACGATTACCTCAGTACGGGGCAGAGTTCCATCTTGTCTTATGTTGGCTGTACGGGTGGCACGGTCACCTGGGATCATGGCCTAGGCACGGGCAACAACAAAACCGTCAGCCCGACCGCTACGACTACCTATAGCGCTACCTGTACACCCGCCAGTGGAGCACCTTGCTCGCAGTCGATCACGGTGAATTTTATTAACTGTTCAGTATCCGCCAGCGCGTCCCCTTCAATCATCAGTTCCGGTCAAAGCACCGTTCTGTCCTATACGGGTTGTGTTGGGGGATCGGTCGACTGGGTCGATAGTCGCGATAACGGTATAGGGTCCGGAAATAACCTGACCGTTACCCCAACGGCTTCCATAACGTACATCGCCCAGTGTAACAAAGACAACGGCTACTGTTTAAGCTATGTGACCGTAACGGTAAGCAATTGTTCCATTACCGCTTCGGCCAGTACCACGTCTGTCAATGCGGGGCAAAGTTCGATTCTGTCCTATACGGGTTGCACGGGTGGTACGGTTAGCTGGGATAATGGCGTTGGCACGGGTAACAACAAGACTGTTTCTCCATCCGCCACCACGACCTACACGGCCACCTGTTCACCCGCGGGAGGAGGTAGCACCTGTTCCAGTTCCGTCAGGGTTTCCGTTACGCCTTGCTCTGTGATTGCCTTAGCCAGTTCAACGACCATCAATGCCGGGCAGAGTACTGAGTTAGTCTATGAGAACTGTACCAACGGAACGGTATCGTGGGATCATGGCGCGGGTACGGGCAATAACCTGATCGTTAGTCCATCCATCACGACCACTTATCAGGCGACCTGTACACCGACAGGTGGCGGAACCCCCTGTACTAATTCAGTAACGGTTACGGTTATCCCCTGTACGCTAAGCCTTTCAGCCAGCCCGGCCAGTATATCTACCGGGCAAAGTTCGCTACTTACTTATACGGGTTGTTCTAACGGTACCGTCACCTGGAGTAATGGGCTGGGGAGCGGTAATAATAAAACGGTCACTCCATCCCTCACGACGACCTACAGTGCTACCTGTACCCCTAGTGGAGGAGGTAATTCCTGCACGGGTTCGGTGTCCGTAACCGTCAACAGTCCCTGTTCGATTGGTGCGTCGGCCAGTCCGTCCACGATCAATGCGGGGCAAAGTACGGTTTTGTCCTATACAGGTTGTTCGGGTGGTACGGTGAGTTGGGATAATGGGGTAGGCACAGGCAATAGTAAAACCGTCAGCCCATCAGTTACAACAACTTACGTAGCTACCTGTACACCAGCGGGCGGGGGAGGCACCTGTTCCAGTTCGGTTTCGGTCACGGTTACGGCCTGTTCGGTGTTGGCTCTGGCTAGTTCTACCACGATTAATAGTGGGCAAACGACAACCCTGGCTTATGAAAATTGTACGAACGGAACCGTTAGCTGGGACCAAGGTGCAGGCAACGGTAACAGTATTGTCGTCAGCCCATCCGTCACGACCACCTATCAGGCTACCTGCACACCCAGGGGAGGAGGAAGCCCCTGCACCAGTTCGGTAACCATTACAGTCAATACCTGCGGATTATCGCTTTCGGCTAGTCCATCTACCGTCAACGCGGGCCAGAATTCGGTGCTAACCTATACGGGTTGTTCGAATGGTACGGTGAGCTGGGACAACGGGCTGGGTACGGGTAATAGTAAAACGGTAAGCCCAACCCTTACGACGACCTATAGTGCTACCTGTACGCCAACAGGTGGAGGGAATGTCTGCACTAGTTCGGTGACGGTAACCGTTAGTAGCTGCAATTTTACGGTTACTGCCAGTCCATCCACCATCAACGCGGGTCAGAGTTCGGTGCTGTCTTACAGTGGGTGTAGTAATGGGACAGTGAGCTGGGATAACGGGCTGGGCAGCGGCAATAGTAAAACCGTCAGTCCATCCGCCACCACGACCTATCAGGCGACCTGTACGCCAACGGGTGGGGGGACGCCCTGTACCAGTTCGATAACGATTTCGGTAGTGGCATGTAACCTCACCGCTTCGGCAAACCCAGCCAATATCAATGCGGGGCAGAGTTCAGCGCTGACCTACACGGGTTGTACCAATGGTACGGTGAGTTGGAGTGACGGACTAGGCAGTGGAAATACTAAATCCGTGACGCCTTCAAGCACTACCACCTACAGCGTCACCTGTACTCCGTCGGGTGGGGGAAGTCCATGCACTAGTTCGGTGACGGTAACCGTTAGTAGCTGCAATTTTACGGTTACTGCCAGTCCATCCACCATCAATGCGGGCCAGAATTCGGTGCTGTCTTACAGTGGGTGTAGTAATGGAACGGTGAGCTGGGACAACGGGCTGGGCAGCGGCAATAGTAAAACCGTCAGTCCATCCGCCACCACGACCTATCAGGCGACCTGTACGCCAACGGGTGGGGGAACGCCCTGTACCAGTTCGATAACGGTAACGGTCAACACCTGTAATCTGACCCTATCCGCCAGCCCGGCTACCATCAATGCGGGGCAGAGTTCAGTGCTAACCTATACGGGTTGTTCGAATGGTACGGTGAGCTGGGACAACGGGCTGGGTACGGGTAATAGTAAAACGGTAAGCCCAACCCTTACGACGACCTATAGTGCCACCTGTACGCCAACAGGTGGAGGGAATGTCTGCACGAACTCTGTGGTTGTTACGGTCAATTCCTGCAATTTTACGCTATCCGCCAGCCCGTCGACCATCAATGCAGGGCAGAGTTCAGTGCTTTCGTACAGCGGTTGCAATGGAGGGACTGTAACGTGGAATAACGGCCTGGGAACGGGAAACAGTAAAACTGTCACTCCGGTCATTACAACCACCTACAGCGCTACCTGTGCTCCTAACGGGGGAGGATCGTTCTGTACGAGTTTGGTTATCGTTACTGTAAATGCCTGTAGTATAGCGGTAAATGCCAGTCCGTCCACCATTAATGCGGGGCAGAGTTCAGTATTGACCTATACCGGATGCAGTAATGGAACAGTGAGTTGGGATAACGGAATTGGTACGGGTAACAGCAAAACTGTTAGCCCATCCGCAACCACAACGTACACCGGCACATGCACACCAACGGGAGGGGGGACACCTTGTACAAACTCGGTAACAATTACAGTCAATGCACTGCCGTGTAGTCTGACGACATCGGCCACGTCAACTACCATCAACACGGGAGTCAGTACGGTACTTTCCTATTCAGGCTGTACGGGGGGCACCGTCACCTGGAATAATGGTTTAGGGACGGGGAATACAAAAACCGTTAGTCCGTCGACAACGACCGTTTACCAGGCCACCTGTGTACCAGCCGGTGGGGGTAGTTCCTGTACCAGTTCGTTGACTATCACCGTTCACGATTGTTCGTTCACCACCTCCGCCAGTTCAGCAACGATCAATGCCGGACAAAGTGCCGTTCTGTCGTATACCGGCTGCACATACGGGCTTGTCAGCTGGGATCATGGCGTAGGTACCGGAAATGATAAGATCGTCAGCCCATCCGTCACCACGACCTATCTGGCCGTTTGCGCGCCTAAAGAAGGTGGGTCGACCTGTACCGAATTCCTTACCGTCACGGTCATACCCTGTAATCTGAATGCATCAGCCAGTTCGGTCAATATCAATGCCGGACAAAGTTCAGTGCTGACCTACACGGGTTGTTCGAATGGTACGGTTACCTGGGATAATGGGTTGGGTACGGGAAATAATAAAACCGTCACGCCTTCATCGACAACGACGTATCTGGCAACCTGCATACCTAATGGCGGTGGGGCTTCCTGCTCTAGTTCGGTAACCATCACGGTCAGTACCTGTAATTTCATTGTAGGAGCCAGCCCTGCTAACCTGAATGCAGGTCAAAGTTCGGTAGTATCGTATACGGGTTGCTCCAATGGCACCGTCAGCTGGGATAACGGGCTGGGCAGCGGCAATAGTAAAACCGTCAGTCCATCTGCCACCACGACCTATCAGGCGACCTGTACGCCAACGGGTGGGGGAACACCCTGTACCAGTTCGATAACGGTAACGGTCAACACCTGTAATCTGACCCTATACGCCAGCCCGGCTACCATCAATGCGGGGCAGAGTTCAGCGCTGACCTACACGGGTTGTACCAATGGTACGGTGAGTTGGAGTGACGGACTAGGCAGTGGAAATACTAAATCCGTGACGCCTTCAAGCACTACCACCTACAGCGTCACCTGTACTCCGTCGGGTGGGGGAAGTCCATGCACTAGCTCGGTGACGGTCAATGTTAACAGTTGTAACTTTAGCGTGGGAGCCAGCCCGTCCAGTATCAATACAGGCCAGAATTCGATTTTGTCATATAGTGGCTGTGCCAATGGGGCCGTTAGCTGGGATAACGGGGTAGGGAATGGTAATAACCTGACTGTCAATCCCACGGTCACGACAACTTATCAGGCAACCTGCACTCCCAATAGCGGGGGAACGCCCTGTACCAGCTCGATAACCGTGACCGTGAATGGATGCAGCTTAAGTGCGTCGGCCAGTCCGTCTGCCATCAACGCAGGTCAAAACGCCGTGCTTACCTACTCGGGTTGTAGTAATGGCACCGTCAGCTGGGATAACGGCCTGGGAACGGGGAACAATAAACCGGTAAATCCGTCTGTCACAACGACCTATATCGCCACCTGTACCCCCAATGGCGGAGGAACGCCCTGTACCAGTTCAGTAACGATACAGGTAGACGGTTGTACCCTAAGTGCGTCGGCCAATCCATCAACCCTCAACGCGGGCCAACGTACGATACTGACGTACACGGGTTGTGCTAATGGAACGGTGAGCTGGGATAATGGACTCGGTACAGGTAGTACCCAAACCGTCAGTCCGTCGGTTACAACAACCTACAAAGCGACCTGTACGCCCAGTGGTGGCGGAACGCCCTGTACCAGTTTGGTAACGGTAACCGTGACGAGTTGTAATTTGACTACCTCGACCACGTTGTCCAGCCTAAATGCCGGTCAAAGCGCCCTGTTAACGTATACAGGCTGTGAAAATGGGACGGTCAGTTGGGACAATGGGGTAGGCAGTGGCAACAACAAGACGGTGAACCCATCTGCGACCACCACCTATGTAGCTACCTGTACGCCAACAGGAGGGGGGAATGCCTGTACTAGTTCGATCACTATCAGTGTCAATCCATGTACCATTGGCAGCACCGCCAGCCCGGCTACCATCAATGCGGGGCAAAGCTCGATCCTGACCTATACAGGTTGCCCGAACGGAACGGTCAGTTGGGATAATGGAATAGGGGCTGGTAATGCCAAAACGGTTAGCCCAACAGTTACAACTACCTATATCGCCAGTTGCACACCCGATGGTGGCGGTACGCCCTGCACTAGCCCGGTGACGGTGAATGTGATCCAATGTTCGATCAGTAGTGCTGTCAGTCCGTCCCGAATAAACGTTGGGCAATCGGCTACTCTTTCCTACACGGGTTGCCCCAATGGCACGGTAAGCTGGGATAATGGCCTGGGGAGTGGCAATACCAAAATGGTGATGCCAACGACCACGACGACCTATCGGGCGACCTGTATCCCTGCGGGTGGTGGCAATAGCTGTACGGAAGACGTTACGCTGACGGTTACGCCAGCTCCCATTGCAATCAGTAGTAGCTCGGTTAAAAAACCGAGTTGTGTCGATGTCCAGAATGGGAGCCTGACCTTAACGCTCGACCGACGGATCGTCACCGGAGAACGTATCATCCGACTCACCCTTTCCCGGAATAATTCCCTTGTTGAAACCTATCTGTTTGAAGGGCCATCCTTTACAACGCCCGAAACCTTAGGAGCAGGAACATATTCCGTATTAATCGAAACGCTGATCGGGTCCAGCCCATCAGCACAAACAACCGCCAGCATCACCATCGCCAACCCTGACCCGGTTACGTTCTCCCTGACTAAAACCGATGTGAACTGCTTTGGTGGGGCTGATGGAAAAGTCGAGATTCTGGCGGCAGGGGGTACGGGAGTCTATGCATATCAGCTAGCCGCTGCGGGTACGGCTGGATTTGCCAATGGCAACCGTCATCTACTCACGGATCGTTTGCCGGGTACGTATACCCTACAGGTGTTCGATAGTAATAACTGCTCCGCTGGTAGCCAGTCGATTACGGTTAGTCAGCCTACTGGTGCGGTTGTATTGACAAAAGTATCCCAGAAAGATCCACGAGGGTTCGAGACCAAAGATGGACAGGCCGTAGTGCAGGTGGCTGGCGGCACGCCCGGATACACCTTTGAATGGCTGGATGAAACCGATAATTCGTATGGAACGGGTGTCACGACGGGCACAACGAATAAAAATAGTACCCTACGGGGAGGAACCTACCGGGTCAGGGTGTATGATGCCCGATATAGTCTGGCCACTCAGAAAGGAGGTTGCTCAAGTGTCGTGTCATTTTCGCTTACCGAACCGCCTATCATCGAAGCCCGTATTGACCTCACGTCGGCCGTCTCCTGCTTTGGTAAAAAAGACGGTGTGATTCTCGTGACGCCTAAGGGTGGGGTGCCTTTCACCAAAAGCACGGCGTATGCGCTTAGCTTACAAAGTCAAAGCAATCCGGCTATCCAGATCGCGCCCGTCCGAAATTCATTTGGAAGCCTTCCGGCTGGACTCTATACCCTAACGGTCACTGATTCAAACGAGGTTTCCCGAACCTTTTCGTATTCGCTGGCAGAGCCGCAGAAAGTGATCTCTAGTGTCGTATCAACTAAAGACCTGGCCTGTAACGGCGATAAAAATGGGAGCATTGAAATCGCAGCCATAGGGGGTAATGGAGGATATACCGCTAGCTGGAGTAATAATGCGAAAGGCTTGAAAATCAGTAACCTTTCGGCCGGTGTGTATACAGGCGTGGTGTCGGATGCCAAAGGGTGTCGATCCGATATTCTCTATGTGTCGATAAATGAACCGGTCAGGCTGGAGGCTGCCTTTAAAATAAAATCGCCTACCTGCTACAGTACGTGCGACGGGACCATTGACGCTGGAATTTCTGGGGGCGTCAGGCCGTACAGCTTTGTATGGGACGGACGAGCGGAGAAGGCGACCCGACTGGAAAAATTATGCGGGGGAGAGTCGCTAAGCTTCAAGGTTGCTGACGCGAATGGCTGTCAACTGACCAAAACAGCACAGATTGTTCAGCCAACGAAAATTGACCTCAATCTGGGCAGTGAACGGAAGGTGTGCCAGGGGCAAACGGTGTTGCTCGATGCTACTAATGCACTGGCCCAGTCGTACCGATGGACGCTACCTGATAGCCAAACCGCTAATACGCCTACCCTCGAAGCCAAACAACCTGGCACGTATAGCCTGTCGGTGTTTGATAAAACGAACTGCGAGTTCAAATCAACCGTAGCCGTTAAGCAGGTACAGAATACCGGGAAAATACGGTTTGCAGCTACCTCGACAGGACCAGTCGATGAACCAATTGTGATCCTTAATCTGTCGGACCCTGCCCCGCTGACCACCGACTGGATTACACCTGCTACAGCTACCATCCTAGAAAAAACAGCCGCACGTCTTCAATTTTCATTACCTACCCTGGGCGACTATACCATCGGCATTAAAGCGGCATTTGCTGAATGTGAGCTTTATCAGACCAAGAAAATCACTATTGTCGATGCCTTTCCGAAGCAGGTCCAGTTTGATCCGGGAGAACTGACCCTCTCCGTAAGCCCTAATCCAACGGTAGCGGATGTGGCGGTAAACCTGCTGTTTAAAATGCCCACCAGCTTTAGCATGAAGCTTTATGCGCTGAATACGCCCGATACGCTTTTGTTTGAGATCCAGGAAACCGACAAAACTAACTATAGCACCACTATCAATGCGCTGCCACTTAATGCCGGGGTATATGTACTGTCGGTCGATGTTGCTGGGAAAATCTTCAGCAAACGGATTATTGTGGTCAAGTAG
- a CDS encoding fibronectin type III domain-containing protein, translated as MKPYLLCLLLLWSNASLAQTPGLRKPQPKPPVKTSTTPPIRRIPMPADELTERASMGIVAKAIGSYIYLRWLPTMQSTFEFGYRDGYVVERINLKTGQRIVLTAKAMPRPAAEWQPYLDRKDRFYAMLYGIIYERIKYPSNILEQMDEKRQVFHFAALSADLDFRAACMAGLGLVDSTARPGERYQYVVNLTSATRYKLKAVTSPEVGLGDPNVLPPIGYFVGKASGHTATLQAKTEPFRKIYNQYQIERSTDSVHYTSISPLPILPTTKQDTLSLSDSLPEIKQTYYYRMRGLTMFQEPGPFTKPIRVRSRENIPSPDIHSVNETAFKDSLDVQWFYKPELSVHVEKYQILGAVEREGPYTVLRDNIRPEQRQINISPLQPVRGFTTFIKLRTIFRQYGRVSDTQPFPVTLADDDPPATPKSLTGTIRTEGELAIVTLHWQPNTESDLDGYFVNRYNGKGDQWHRINNSTTKATTLTDTIYLRQMQREVNYTVKAMDMLFKESPTSPILTLRVPDINPPTSPIIDSFTVADRRIFLHWTRSHSEDVQKHILYRKKMPNANWEELLTITDTLTQAYTDSSVVEKSLYAYTLVAFDDSQNRSQPATPVVLETPFFTRTVDFSQFTSSVIDTIRQTIRLAWACNQTDKIDNFLIYRAMPDDELALVKKVERDSREWIDYVEMLPNKPYRYVIRARMQEGYLSGWKETVIERKP; from the coding sequence ATGAAACCATACCTCCTTTGTCTACTGTTGCTGTGGAGCAACGCAAGCCTGGCCCAAACACCGGGCCTGCGCAAACCACAGCCTAAACCACCGGTAAAAACCAGCACGACCCCTCCCATCCGACGAATTCCTATGCCCGCCGACGAACTGACCGAGCGAGCTTCGATGGGTATCGTCGCCAAAGCGATCGGGTCGTACATCTACCTGCGATGGCTACCTACCATGCAGAGTACGTTCGAGTTTGGCTACCGCGATGGGTATGTGGTGGAGCGGATTAACCTGAAAACCGGGCAGCGCATCGTACTGACGGCGAAAGCGATGCCCCGCCCCGCTGCTGAGTGGCAGCCGTATCTGGACCGCAAAGACCGATTCTATGCGATGCTCTATGGGATCATCTACGAGCGGATTAAGTACCCCAGCAACATTCTGGAGCAAATGGACGAGAAGCGGCAGGTGTTTCACTTTGCAGCCCTCAGTGCTGATCTCGACTTCCGGGCCGCCTGTATGGCCGGACTGGGTCTTGTTGACTCGACGGCCCGCCCTGGCGAACGCTACCAGTATGTGGTGAATCTGACCTCGGCGACCCGCTACAAACTCAAGGCCGTAACTTCGCCCGAAGTAGGCCTCGGTGATCCTAACGTATTGCCGCCCATCGGGTATTTTGTCGGTAAAGCCAGTGGGCATACGGCTACGTTACAGGCCAAAACGGAACCGTTTCGGAAGATTTACAACCAATACCAGATCGAACGCTCGACCGATTCGGTCCACTACACTTCTATTTCGCCCCTACCGATCTTACCCACCACAAAGCAGGATACCCTTAGCCTGAGCGATTCATTGCCCGAGATCAAGCAGACCTACTATTATCGGATGCGTGGCCTGACAATGTTCCAGGAGCCTGGGCCGTTTACAAAACCCATCCGGGTACGCAGCCGGGAGAATATCCCCTCGCCAGATATCCATTCGGTCAACGAAACCGCTTTCAAAGACAGCCTCGATGTGCAATGGTTTTATAAACCCGAACTGAGCGTACACGTCGAGAAATATCAGATACTGGGTGCCGTGGAGCGTGAAGGACCTTACACTGTCCTGCGCGACAATATTCGGCCCGAACAGCGACAGATCAACATTAGCCCACTGCAACCTGTGCGGGGCTTCACAACCTTCATCAAACTTCGTACGATTTTCCGCCAGTACGGGCGTGTTTCCGACACACAGCCCTTTCCGGTGACGCTGGCCGACGACGACCCACCTGCCACGCCGAAAAGCCTCACAGGTACTATCCGAACCGAGGGCGAGTTGGCTATCGTGACCTTACACTGGCAACCCAATACCGAATCGGACCTCGATGGCTACTTCGTCAACCGCTACAATGGTAAAGGTGACCAATGGCACCGGATCAACAATTCGACTACGAAGGCCACTACGCTCACCGATACCATATACCTCCGGCAGATGCAGCGCGAAGTAAACTATACGGTAAAGGCGATGGATATGCTCTTTAAAGAATCGCCCACCTCGCCTATCCTCACGCTGCGCGTACCCGATATTAACCCACCCACCTCGCCCATCATCGACAGTTTTACGGTGGCCGATCGACGCATATTCCTGCACTGGACCCGTAGCCATTCCGAGGATGTCCAGAAGCATATTCTGTATCGAAAGAAAATGCCCAATGCCAACTGGGAAGAGCTGCTGACCATTACGGATACACTTACGCAAGCCTACACCGACTCCAGTGTAGTCGAAAAAAGCCTGTATGCCTATACACTGGTTGCGTTCGACGATAGCCAGAATCGATCGCAACCCGCAACGCCGGTCGTGCTGGAAACGCCATTCTTTACCCGCACTGTTGATTTTTCGCAGTTTACGTCATCTGTTATCGATACGATCCGCCAAACGATCCGACTGGCCTGGGCCTGTAATCAGACCGATAAAATCGATAACTTTTTGATCTACCGGGCCATGCCCGACGATGAGCTGGCGCTGGTCAAAAAAGTGGAAAGAGACTCGCGGGAGTGGATCGACTATGTGGAAATGCTGCCCAATAAACCGTATCGCTATGTGATTCGGGCCCGGATGCAGGAAGGGTATTTATCGGGCTGGAAAGAAACGGTAATCGAACGGAAACCATGA